The stretch of DNA TGTGGATGCTGTCTCTGTGGATGCTGTCTCTGTAGAAGCTTCTGCTGCGGATACTTCCTCTGTAGAAACTTCTTCTGCTGCACCTTCCTCGGCTGCAGTCTCCTGCTCTCCTTCTGCTGACTCATTCTGGATTGCCTGAGCCTGCTCACTCTCTGCTGCACCATCCTGAAGCGCTTCAGTCTGCTGTACTTCCTGTGCTGCTACAGCTGTTTCATCAACTGTTTTCTGCTCTTCTTCGCTGCTTTCTGCCGGATCCTCAGAAGCTTTTCCCTCCGGGGCTGCAGATGCAGCAACCTTCTTTTTGCGGAGTCTGTAAAAACCGTTTGCAGAAACCCAGTCACTTGTCTTTGCAACGACTACACCGTTTACCAGTGATGCTCCGGTAGCAAAAGTTTCCTCTGCCTTGTTGTTCTCTACTTTGTTCTGTACTGCGGTATCTGTTGCCGGTGCATCCAGTTCCCGTGCATCACCTGCACTGAAATCATCACCCGGATCTGTACTGTCCTCCGGTGTCGCATCCGGTGCTTCTGTAACCTCCGGTGTCTCTGTAGTTTCCGGTGTTTCTGTAATCTCCGGTGTTTCTATAACATCCGGTGTCTCTGCCGGATTCTCCGGTTCAGCCGGTGTTTCTTCTGAACTGTCAGTACTACCTGTCTGATCCGCTTCTGTCTTCGGCTGCTGTACAGTCGTTCCCTCTTCATCACTGAATACATCCTCAGCCGGATCGCCGGCTGTCTCTGCTGCCATCTGCACGTCTGTACTTCCCAAAGCCGCAGCGCCGGCTTCCAGAGTTCCGCCCATGCATAATGTCAGACTAAGAAAAATTGCCACAACTCTTCTCTTCACAATAATCCCTCCTGATCATGCTGCTGTAAATAATTACTGTATCTGTTACGTATCATTCGCCCAGTCCGCCTTCGATAAGAGCCACAAGTGCATCTATCGCAGCCTGTTCATCCTCACCCTCGCAGACCAGTGTGATCTCATCCCCGTTTTTTACACAGGCCCCCAGAACACTCAGAACACTTTTGGCATTCGCTGTACCTCCGGCATACTGAAATGTTATGGACGATTTGTATTTTATTGCCTCGCCGCATAAAAGCCCTGCGGGACGAAGATGAAGCCCTGACGGGTTCCTGACCGTTACCTTATAACTTAACATTGCTGCTGTCTCCCTTTATATTACTTATCCTTCAAACCTTGTCAAAAGCTATGGTCTTTTACTGATTGCTGCTGTCTACATTGGAAACCTTAGAGATTTTGATCTCCGCAGTTACATCCTCCAGCAGTTTGTAGCCTTCCGGAAGACTGATTTTGATCGGTACTTCGTAGCTGCCCTCCTCCCAGTCATCCATGGAAAGTACTGCTCCTACCGACTTCAGATCGAATTTGGAAAGATCTTCGTCTTCCGCCTGCACCTTTAGCTCAATATCTGCAACTTCAAATGCCAGCTGCAGATCATCAGGCAGACCTTTTACTTTGATATCCTCTGTCGGGAAGCTGTATATCTTACTGCCCTCCGGCAGGATATTGACTGTGATCCAGAGGTCCGTGCTGGATCCAGATGTCAGCTTAAGGCCATCCGGAAGAAGCTCTGACAGGTTTACTTTCTTTTCCACGTCATTGCTCTTTCCTGAAATATCCACATTCTCATTATCAAGATAAATAGTATTTCCCTGAAGTTTCAGATTATCCAGTGCTTCTTCACTTCCGGCTACGCTGAAAGTCTCCGGTACTGTCGTGACACTGTCCACAACATAACCTTCTGCCGGTTCTCCCGTATATCCCGCACTGATTCGTATATCAGAACGCACCTTCCAGAGCTTTGCCGTGACATTGACCTTTCCGTTGTTGTCAAATTTCAGATAGCTCATGGAATTTGATGAAAGTGTATCCTGATTCTTATCTGTAATGGTCAGTTCTGCGCCTGTGATCGTCGTATCCTGGTCGATTCCCTCAAGCTTTGAACTTACATCCACACTCACACTATCTATTTTACCAACCAGGGATTCCGGTCCTGTAATACGGACTTTTTCCGGATTTGCAGTAAGAGAAGCAACCTCCAGCCCCTGTGCAGGCTTGCTGTCATCACTGGTAACATTGATTGCAAATTCCTTGGTTACCTTTTTTTCCAGATGGACACTTAGATTCTGCGGTGACACCCTGACATTCTCCGGAAGTATCCCGGAACAGGTTGCTGTAATGGGGATCATTACAGGATCTGTATCGGTAGACTGGGCCTGCTGCAGGTCTGCAACTGCCTTAATATCACTTGAGGTGAGACGGTTGACTATCTTCCGCTCACCTGTAATATAAACACGTACTGAATTTTCACGATCATCCTGCATGACCATCTCGCCCAGCTGATCCACATAAGCTTCGTTGATGATCTGTACATCTGAGATCACAAAGCCTTTCGTAATGATAGGGTCATCAACATTTACTACGATCAGCCACACCAGGATTCCCACAATAATCGACATGATTTTCAAAGGGATGTTCTTAGTCAGATTTTTCTTCATGTTTCACTCTCCCTTTCAGCAGATTTCTCAGCTTACCGTTGTCAACAACCTTTTTATTCTGAGCAGAAACAAGTATTTCTCGAAGCTGTTTGCTGTTAAGCCCTCTGGATAACTCACCGCCTCTGGCCACAGAAACCTGTCCCGTTTCTTCCGAAACAATGATCGTAAGAGAATCCGTAGCTTCACTGATACCCACACCTGCTCTGTGTCTTGTTCCCAGCTGTTTGCTCAGTTCCATATTATCTGAAAGAGGTAGATAGCAGGTTGCTGCTACCACGCGGTTACCTCGCACGATCACCGCTCCGTCATGAAGAGGTGTATTATGCTCAAAAATATTGATCAGAAGCTGACTGGTAAGGATACCGTCAATATTGATACCGGTTCTCACATATTCATCAAGCCGGATCTCTTCCTCGATCACGATCAGTGCTCCGGTCTTAACTTCACCCATATCAAAACAGGCCTTTACCAGTTCATTGATAGTCTTGTCATTAAAACGCTCCTGTACTTCCCTGCCGGAATCAAAGGGAATAATGTTAGAAACAAACTTCTTCTGTCCCAGCTGCTCCAGGGCCTTCCTCAGCTCCGGCTGAAAGATTACGATCACACCGATCACCAGCACATTAGCCAGATTCCGGAAGATCCAGAGGATCGTATTCATTTTGAAGATATATGCGACCAGGATAAATCCAAGGACGATCAAAATGCCCTTCAGAAGGGTATATGCACGTGTGAATTTGATCCATGCCATAAACTGATATACAAAAAAGGAAATCAGTCCGATCTCAATGATATCTATCACGCCAAATCCCGGAAGGGAAATTTTTCCCAGATATCCGACCACAACTGTCAGCACATTCTGCATAAGTCTCCTCCTTTCTTCCTGAGCTATTCCAATCGTTCCTGTTTAAAGATCCTTCAGTGATTCCTCCAGCTGTTTTTCGAAATCGATCTTGTCCAATCCCTGCGGTTTCTCACTTACTGTATTTTCGGAAACCATATCCGGCATCTTTACTGTATGCATTTCTTTCTTCTCATGAAATACATCATCACTGAAAGACACAACACTGTCTTCTTTTTTTTCTTCCTTTACCGGCTCCGCATTGATCTTTTTGATACTTCTCTCAGAAGTGGCGACCGATGCCTTCGGAACGGCTTTTACGTAGTAATAGTACTCATCATCCTCATATTCCAGACGTTCTGTTCTGCTGTAATCTCCGCCAAAAACAAAGAACTCCAGAACAAATCCTGCCAGTACGGAAACCACTGTGGACAGGATCATCGGCACCATGGCTACCGTAATACTAAGGCAGAAATCTCCGGCAAGGATAATCAGG from Blautia sp. SC05B48 encodes:
- the cdaA gene encoding diadenylate cyclase CdaA, with protein sequence MQNVLTVVVGYLGKISLPGFGVIDIIEIGLISFFVYQFMAWIKFTRAYTLLKGILIVLGFILVAYIFKMNTILWIFRNLANVLVIGVIVIFQPELRKALEQLGQKKFVSNIIPFDSGREVQERFNDKTINELVKACFDMGEVKTGALIVIEEEIRLDEYVRTGINIDGILTSQLLINIFEHNTPLHDGAVIVRGNRVVAATCYLPLSDNMELSKQLGTRHRAGVGISEATDSLTIIVSEETGQVSVARGGELSRGLNSKQLREILVSAQNKKVVDNGKLRNLLKGRVKHEEKSD
- a CDS encoding HPr family phosphocarrier protein, coding for MLSYKVTVRNPSGLHLRPAGLLCGEAIKYKSSITFQYAGGTANAKSVLSVLGACVKNGDEITLVCEGEDEQAAIDALVALIEGGLGE
- a CDS encoding CdaR family protein; this encodes MKKNLTKNIPLKIMSIIVGILVWLIVVNVDDPIITKGFVISDVQIINEAYVDQLGEMVMQDDRENSVRVYITGERKIVNRLTSSDIKAVADLQQAQSTDTDPVMIPITATCSGILPENVRVSPQNLSVHLEKKVTKEFAINVTSDDSKPAQGLEVASLTANPEKVRITGPESLVGKIDSVSVDVSSKLEGIDQDTTITGAELTITDKNQDTLSSNSMSYLKFDNNGKVNVTAKLWKVRSDIRISAGYTGEPAEGYVVDSVTTVPETFSVAGSEEALDNLKLQGNTIYLDNENVDISGKSNDVEKKVNLSELLPDGLKLTSGSSTDLWITVNILPEGSKIYSFPTEDIKVKGLPDDLQLAFEVADIELKVQAEDEDLSKFDLKSVGAVLSMDDWEEGSYEVPIKISLPEGYKLLEDVTAEIKISKVSNVDSSNQ